From the genome of Thermogutta terrifontis, one region includes:
- the pepF gene encoding oligoendopeptidase F produces the protein MPRTKVLIPRSAQKVEDTWDLSSLFPNDASWEAAFAEWEKRIQEYDRFRGKLAEGPEVIAHCLRFDLDMDRQGERLGTYAFLKTAEDLSNSEYQRMRGRFLNVASRVAQAASFIRPELLAIPPERMEQYLQHDALRPYDVYLRRILRWRPHILSLAEERLLAMQTEMAETPSHVFHQLNNADLRFGILENEKGQKIELTHATFITFLQSPSRKVRSQAFQMFYEKYLEHQNTLTATLAGSMQKDVYYARVRNFPSSREAALFAENIPVTVYDQLIATVRKYLPVLHRYYELRRKKLRLKRLSVYDTYVPLVKDVKVKRSWDEAVSVILEALKPLGTEYVEVLRRGFESRWCDKYENRGKQSGAFSAGTYDGNPYILMNYQDDVFDHVFTLAHEAGHSMHSYYSAHHQPYHLYQYTIFVAEVASTFNEQLLGRYLLGKARDAREKANIINHEIDEIRGTIFRQTMFAEFEKITHETLERGEPLTLDAFRKIYRQLLQDYFGDEVEIPELLDLECFRIPHFYNAFYVYKYATGLSAAIALAERVLNGGDREVKDYLGFLAGGCSKDPLDLLRDAGVDMERPEPVEAAMQRFESLVDQLEELL, from the coding sequence ATGCCTCGTACAAAGGTGCTCATTCCGCGAAGTGCCCAGAAAGTTGAAGACACCTGGGACCTGTCAAGCCTTTTCCCCAACGATGCGAGTTGGGAGGCGGCTTTTGCGGAATGGGAAAAGCGCATTCAGGAATATGATCGCTTTCGGGGAAAACTTGCGGAAGGGCCGGAGGTCATTGCTCATTGTCTTCGCTTTGATCTGGACATGGATCGACAGGGAGAACGCCTGGGGACGTATGCGTTCCTGAAGACTGCAGAAGACCTGTCGAACTCTGAGTATCAGCGAATGCGCGGGCGATTTCTCAATGTGGCGAGCCGTGTTGCACAGGCGGCCAGTTTTATTCGGCCGGAGTTACTGGCCATCCCGCCCGAAAGGATGGAGCAATATCTTCAGCATGATGCGCTCCGGCCGTATGATGTTTACCTGCGACGCATCCTTCGGTGGCGTCCCCATATCCTGAGCCTCGCGGAGGAACGTTTGCTGGCAATGCAGACGGAGATGGCCGAAACGCCGTCGCATGTCTTTCATCAACTCAACAATGCTGATCTTCGCTTTGGTATATTGGAAAATGAAAAAGGCCAGAAAATTGAATTGACACATGCCACGTTTATTACGTTTCTCCAGTCGCCGAGCCGGAAAGTGCGGTCTCAGGCCTTCCAAATGTTTTATGAGAAGTATCTAGAGCACCAGAACACGCTCACGGCCACTCTGGCGGGATCCATGCAAAAGGATGTGTACTATGCCCGCGTGAGAAACTTTCCTTCCTCCCGTGAGGCAGCACTCTTCGCCGAGAATATTCCCGTAACAGTTTATGATCAATTGATTGCTACGGTCAGAAAATATCTACCTGTTCTCCATCGCTATTATGAATTAAGGAGAAAAAAACTGCGGTTAAAGCGGCTTAGTGTTTACGATACCTATGTTCCGCTTGTTAAAGACGTTAAAGTGAAAAGGTCATGGGACGAGGCAGTGTCAGTGATTCTAGAGGCCCTAAAGCCTTTGGGAACGGAATATGTGGAGGTTTTGCGGCGTGGGTTTGAAAGCCGCTGGTGCGACAAATACGAGAATCGCGGCAAACAGAGCGGCGCTTTCAGCGCGGGCACATACGATGGCAATCCGTATATTCTCATGAACTATCAGGATGATGTTTTCGACCATGTTTTCACACTTGCTCACGAGGCAGGGCATTCGATGCATAGTTACTATTCAGCCCATCATCAGCCCTACCATCTTTATCAGTACACAATCTTTGTGGCGGAAGTGGCAAGCACTTTCAATGAACAATTATTAGGCAGGTATTTACTGGGAAAAGCCAGAGATGCGCGAGAAAAGGCGAATATTATTAACCACGAGATTGACGAGATCCGCGGCACTATTTTTAGACAGACGATGTTTGCCGAATTTGAGAAGATCACGCATGAGACGCTGGAAAGGGGGGAGCCGCTGACCTTGGATGCGTTTCGAAAGATTTATCGACAATTGCTACAGGATTACTTTGGTGATGAAGTTGAGATACCGGAGTTGCTGGATTTGGAGTGTTTTCGAATTCCGCATTTTTATAATGCTTTCTACGTGTACAAGTATGCGACGGGGCTCTCCGCGGCGATCGCGCTGGCCGAGCGTGTCTTAAACGGGGGTGATCGCGAAGTGAAGGATTACCTGGGCTTTTTGGCGGGAGGTTGCTCGAAGGATCCGCTTGATCTGTTGAGAGATGCCGGAGTGGACATGGAGCGGCCAGAGCCAGTGGAGGCAGCCATGCAAAGGTTCGAATCACTTGTAGACCAACTTGAAGAACTTTTGTAG
- a CDS encoding IS630 family transposase, which produces MTARKIQYWVIPPEADAEFVAQMEEVLEVYCRPYDPLHPVVCMDEQPVQLVKEVRRPIPATRGHPRRVDYEYERAGTAAIFLFCEPLVGWRQATARERRTKSDWATEVAALLDGRYADCERITLICDNLNTHTKGAFYEVFPAERARQYVRRIEFVYTPKHGSWLNVAECELSCLTRQCLAGRRVGELRLLQEEIAAWSGDLNARQRGVDWQMTAEDARCKLKSVYPKIIL; this is translated from the coding sequence ATCACGGCGCGGAAGATTCAGTACTGGGTGATACCGCCGGAGGCGGATGCGGAGTTTGTCGCTCAGATGGAAGAGGTGCTGGAGGTGTATTGTCGGCCATATGATCCGTTGCATCCGGTCGTTTGCATGGATGAGCAGCCGGTGCAGTTGGTGAAGGAAGTGCGGCGTCCGATTCCGGCGACGAGAGGGCATCCCCGGCGAGTGGATTACGAGTATGAACGAGCGGGGACGGCGGCGATCTTCCTGTTTTGCGAGCCCTTGGTCGGCTGGCGTCAGGCGACGGCGCGGGAACGTCGGACGAAGAGCGACTGGGCCACGGAGGTGGCGGCGCTTTTGGACGGGCGTTACGCGGACTGTGAGCGGATCACGCTGATCTGCGACAACCTGAACACGCACACGAAAGGGGCGTTTTACGAGGTGTTCCCAGCGGAGCGGGCTCGTCAGTACGTTCGTCGCATTGAGTTTGTTTACACGCCGAAACACGGCAGTTGGCTGAACGTGGCGGAGTGCGAGTTGAGCTGTTTGACCCGGCAGTGTCTAGCGGGGCGTCGTGTGGGAGAGTTACGTCTTCTTCAGGAGGAAATTGCGGCGTGGTCGGGAGACCTAAACGCTCGGCAGCGGGGTGTCGACTGGCAAATGACCGCGGAAGATGCCCGCTGCAAACTGAAGTCTGTTTATCCCAAAATTATCCTGTGA
- a CDS encoding helix-turn-helix domain-containing protein, whose translation MRKKYIVRLTEEERQKCQEVIRKLKGTSQKVRRAQILLKADADGPAWTDQQIAEAFGCRRQTVEKIRQRFVERGFEETLEGKSRSGHQRTRFWMGRWKRKSLPPVWGRRLRVTVSGRFASWPVGWWS comes from the coding sequence ATGCGAAAGAAGTATATTGTCCGGCTGACCGAGGAAGAACGTCAGAAATGCCAGGAGGTCATTCGCAAGCTGAAGGGGACCAGCCAGAAGGTCCGTCGCGCTCAGATTCTGCTGAAGGCGGACGCGGACGGTCCGGCCTGGACGGACCAACAGATTGCCGAAGCGTTCGGGTGTCGGCGACAGACGGTGGAGAAGATTCGTCAGCGTTTTGTGGAACGGGGTTTTGAGGAGACGCTGGAAGGGAAGAGCCGGTCGGGGCACCAGCGAACAAGATTCTGGATGGGGAGGTGGAAGCGAAAATCATTGCCACCCGTTTGGGGCCGCCGCCTGCGGGTTACGGTCAGTGGACGCTTCGCCTCCTGGCCCGTCGGTTGGTGGAGCTGA
- a CDS encoding dienelactone hydrolase family protein gives MVACRPRISPHCWLADLTAVVVVCWLIQGGVCMGEPPRVPWLDEVQASLVQSTDEQTGPHVLTTGDGSPIRDLSQWQQRREEIRQWWLSFLGLPQRDHDLPARTLRTLSREDLEDVSRCLIEYETQKGWKTKAYLLYPQGYEIFSQRNKRLPGIVVFHSTTNDTIRQPAGLTSEKTKAFGLELARRGYVTLCPECFLWSGGPPYDYYKQVERFRNQFPGAKGMAKMLLDAQAAVDLLVSFPGVDSGRLGAVGHSLGGKEVLYLAAFDERIRASVSSEGGIALSFSNWEAPWYLGQEIRQKEFVHDHHELVALIAPRAFLLIGGDSADGNKSVPFLRAAWPVYELFGDPPALGLWNHREGHSVPENALNRIAEWFDAYLKSSISEDN, from the coding sequence ATGGTAGCTTGTCGTCCTCGGATCAGCCCACATTGTTGGCTTGCGGATTTGACCGCTGTGGTCGTCGTCTGCTGGCTCATCCAGGGTGGCGTGTGTATGGGGGAGCCACCTCGCGTTCCCTGGTTGGATGAAGTTCAGGCGTCCCTGGTACAGTCCACGGATGAACAGACTGGTCCGCACGTGCTCACAACCGGTGATGGCTCGCCCATTCGGGACCTGTCACAATGGCAGCAACGAAGAGAAGAGATCCGCCAATGGTGGCTGAGTTTTTTGGGTTTGCCCCAACGGGATCATGACCTGCCGGCACGCACGCTTCGAACACTCTCCCGAGAAGACCTGGAGGACGTCTCGCGATGTTTGATTGAGTACGAAACTCAGAAAGGCTGGAAAACGAAAGCCTATTTGCTCTATCCGCAGGGATACGAAATCTTTTCGCAGCGGAACAAGCGGCTTCCGGGGATTGTTGTCTTTCATTCCACAACCAACGACACGATTCGGCAGCCGGCCGGTCTCACTTCGGAGAAAACCAAGGCTTTCGGACTTGAGCTGGCTCGTCGCGGCTATGTAACGCTCTGTCCGGAATGCTTTCTCTGGTCGGGCGGCCCACCTTACGACTATTACAAACAAGTGGAACGATTCAGGAACCAGTTTCCCGGTGCCAAAGGCATGGCCAAGATGCTTCTCGACGCTCAGGCCGCTGTGGACCTTCTGGTGTCTTTCCCGGGCGTGGATTCCGGTCGCCTCGGTGCGGTGGGACACTCGCTGGGTGGCAAGGAAGTCCTCTATCTTGCGGCATTCGACGAGCGAATTCGCGCAAGCGTATCAAGCGAAGGCGGGATTGCATTGAGCTTCTCCAACTGGGAGGCACCATGGTACCTGGGCCAAGAAATTCGTCAGAAGGAATTCGTCCACGATCATCACGAACTTGTGGCGCTGATCGCACCGAGGGCCTTCCTACTGATCGGAGGTGACTCCGCAGATGGGAACAAAAGTGTTCCGTTCCTTCGAGCGGCCTGGCCGGTCTACGAGCTTTTCGGAGATCCACCGGCTTTAGGGTTGTGGAACCACCGGGAGGGACACTCCGTGCCGGAGAACGCCCTTAATCGGATCGCTGAATGGTTTGACGCGTACCTCAAAAGCTCGATAAGTGAAGACAATTAA
- a CDS encoding anthrax toxin lethal factor-related metalloendopeptidase, whose protein sequence is MIVCSDLEEVAQWDTHLKNVFGKNVQRSSLGGFVRWVTTKDGRRLAIVVWNGPPKSVHEYYLYAHELAHIVDRDTSGDRISNSDEWQAAWESEKEEIVHSVYQPELKEAILRNPQEAFATLLALYWINPRIFRTQRQTIRRFLVERRLVHREGEKFPA, encoded by the coding sequence ATGATCGTGTGCAGTGACCTGGAGGAGGTAGCCCAGTGGGACACACACCTGAAAAACGTGTTTGGAAAAAACGTCCAGCGGTCCAGCCTCGGAGGGTTTGTTCGATGGGTTACAACGAAGGACGGAAGAAGGTTAGCTATTGTCGTATGGAATGGCCCCCCAAAGTCAGTCCATGAATATTATCTTTACGCCCACGAGCTGGCGCACATCGTGGATCGAGACACGTCCGGCGACAGGATCAGCAACTCAGACGAATGGCAAGCGGCATGGGAATCGGAAAAGGAGGAAATTGTTCATTCCGTTTATCAGCCGGAACTGAAAGAGGCCATTCTAAGAAACCCTCAGGAAGCATTCGCCACGTTGCTGGCCTTGTATTGGATCAATCCTCGGATTTTTCGCACTCAAAGGCAAACCATACGTCGGTTCTTGGTGGAACGTCGTCTGGTTCATCGGGAGGGGGAGAAGTTCCCAGCATAA
- a CDS encoding pseudouridine synthase — MTAARRKKSAPRGASSAQPGGTVIQPGPQRLQKILAAAGIGSRRQCEELIKMGRVEVDKKVVTELGFKADPFRQKICVDGVPIKLEPPVYYAVYKPDGVVCTNRDPAGRTRVIDLVPESERRLFTVGRLDLHSEGLILATNDGALAERLTHPRYGVPKTYLVQVAGEPTREVLLKLQKGVHLAEGIARVAKIRIRRKHKKSTILEMVLNEGRNREIRRIMARVGHKVYRLKRIAVGPIRLGKMKPGEARRLTPEEVAALYKAAGLASRLNGGASKNEHKRR, encoded by the coding sequence ATGACAGCAGCGCGAAGGAAGAAGAGTGCGCCACGGGGTGCTTCCTCTGCACAACCCGGCGGAACGGTCATCCAACCCGGTCCTCAGCGACTTCAGAAAATCTTGGCAGCGGCCGGGATTGGAAGCCGGCGGCAGTGCGAAGAGCTAATCAAAATGGGCCGGGTGGAGGTGGATAAGAAGGTCGTTACAGAACTGGGCTTTAAGGCAGATCCATTCCGACAGAAGATCTGTGTGGATGGAGTTCCCATCAAGCTCGAGCCGCCGGTCTATTATGCCGTTTACAAACCGGATGGAGTGGTTTGTACGAATCGGGATCCGGCCGGGCGAACACGTGTGATTGACCTCGTCCCCGAGAGCGAACGGCGTTTGTTTACGGTGGGGCGGCTGGACCTTCACAGCGAGGGCCTGATTCTGGCGACCAATGACGGGGCCCTGGCAGAGCGGCTGACACATCCACGCTACGGTGTGCCCAAAACATACCTGGTACAGGTGGCGGGAGAGCCAACACGGGAGGTGCTTCTTAAACTCCAAAAGGGAGTGCATCTGGCAGAAGGGATTGCCCGGGTAGCCAAGATTCGAATCCGCCGTAAGCATAAGAAAAGTACCATCCTGGAGATGGTGCTCAATGAAGGTCGGAACCGAGAAATTCGGCGAATCATGGCGCGGGTGGGCCACAAGGTGTACCGCCTCAAGAGAATCGCCGTGGGACCCATTCGATTGGGCAAGATGAAACCTGGTGAGGCCCGACGCCTGACCCCCGAGGAGGTGGCGGCGCTGTATAAGGCAGCGGGGTTAGCTTCCAGGCTTAATGGCGGGGCTTCAAAAAACGAACATAAACGGCGATAA